From the Spartobacteria bacterium genome, one window contains:
- a CDS encoding response regulator transcription factor, translating to MMRVVIVDDQKIERFHMHILFKHCPDVQVVGESDNVKDAAAMINSTQPDAVFLDIDLGKGMTGFDILPLLETDAKIVFVTLYNEYAVRAFKVNALDYIMKPVTIERLSETLVRIHKEIAPHQPQPDFYDHASIGAQDFIHLKEGRRQALVPVNQIVAIEANGDYTRVYTTQNGVYLIRRTMKEWQVMLPEDVFAVLDRKLIVARTQLREIRADGSSVRGILVVADCSQTFELGRTALKEARHVMEICSL from the coding sequence ATGATGCGTGTTGTTATCGTAGATGACCAAAAAATTGAACGATTTCACATGCATATTCTGTTCAAACATTGTCCGGACGTGCAGGTCGTCGGCGAAAGTGATAACGTAAAGGACGCCGCTGCGATGATTAACAGCACGCAGCCGGATGCCGTTTTTCTCGATATTGATTTGGGTAAGGGGATGACCGGTTTCGATATATTGCCCTTGCTGGAAACAGATGCTAAGATCGTTTTTGTGACGCTCTATAATGAATATGCCGTACGCGCCTTTAAAGTGAATGCCTTGGACTATATCATGAAACCGGTAACCATTGAACGTCTTAGTGAAACGCTGGTACGCATCCATAAAGAGATCGCACCGCACCAGCCACAACCAGATTTCTATGATCATGCTTCCATCGGAGCACAAGACTTCATTCATCTCAAAGAGGGCCGGCGACAGGCATTGGTTCCGGTAAATCAGATTGTGGCGATTGAAGCCAACGGGGATTATACACGTGTATATACGACGCAAAATGGGGTCTATTTAATTCGGCGCACCATGAAGGAATGGCAGGTCATGCTGCCCGAAGACGTGTTTGCTGTATTGGATCGAAAATTGATTGTAGCCCGCACGCAGTTACGGGAAATCCGTGCTGACGGGAGCAGCGTGCGCGGTATTCTTGTCGTGGCCGACTGTTCACAAACCTTTGAACTGGGACGAACAGCTCTCAAAGAAGCCCGGCATGTGATGGAAATATGCAGTTTGTGA